The stretch of DNA TTATGGTCTCTTCTATCTTGATCCCGAAATGCCTCGCAGCAGCCTCGAAATTCACCAGCACCTCATCGCCTTCCTTGAACTCGGCCTCAGGGACGGTCTTCCCATTGGCGCCGACACGCTTTATCGCCTATACATTCTTAAGCAAGGTCATTTCAAACTTATTTATAGATAATATCCTCATCGATAAATTCATACACAAGTTCAACATACTATTATGAGGCAGCATTATGAAAAAAGAATTCACCGTAGTCATAGAGCAGGACGAGGACGGTATATACATAGCATCCGTGCCCGAACTCGAAGGATGTCATACTCAGGCAAAAACCCTTGATGAATTAAGAGAAAGGATAAAGGAAGCGATCCAGCTTTATTTAGAAGTCGAATCAGACCTCATCCAGGAAGTCCCTTTAAATTTCGTAGGCATCCAGAAGGTCGAGGTCGCAGTTTGAATGGATTCAATAAAACCTCTGCCTGTTAAGAAAGTTATAAAGATGCTTGAAAAGATAGGTTTCCAGCAGATAAGACAGAAAGGCAGCCATCTGTTCATGCGCCATCCGGATGGGAGAACTACAATAATCACCGTGCATCCCGGTGAGGATATTGGAAAAGGAACGATCCGCAAGGTAATAAACGATGCAAAAATCACGAGAGAAGAATGGCTTGACCTTATAAACAGTCTATAATATACAGAGCATTCATTTTCACCCCTTCAACCCTTTTTAAACCCGACAATCATAAATAATCCAAATTTCCTGCGCGCGACCGACCCCAATGCGCTATACGTTTTCCAAGTGCTTCAGCGATTATGCCAGCGCCGGAAAATCACTTCTCAATAATCGTCTCCTCTATCTTTATCCCAAAATGCCTCGCCGCCGCCTCAAAATACACCAACACCTCGTCGCCTTCCTTGAGCGAGGTCACAGGCATGGGTTTCCCATCGATTCCCACAAGTTTTATGGTCTCAGCGTTCTGGAGCAGTGTCTTGATCTTCGCTCCCTCCACCTCGGCTTCCACCAGCATCAGGGGTCTTCGCTCGATCTTCACCCTTCCCACGACCGCAGGCCGCGTCTCGCCTTCGGAATTGATTATCAGGACATCATCCCCTGAGGAAAGCTCTGAGAGGTAGCGTGTTTTTTCGCCCACCCTGATATAGGCATGCACCGCCCCTGCGTTCACCCTGAAAGGCCGCGCGGCCACGTATGGGCTCTCCTCCGATTCCGAATGCACCAGGAACAGCCCATTGCTCTGCGAACCTATCAGCATCCCCTCCCCCTGGATCATCAGGGAAGCAGTATCAACACACACACGGTCGCCCATTCCTACCTGCTTCACCTTTGTCACTCTGGCTTTAGCAAGAGGGACCTTTTCCATTCCTGACCTATCCCTGACAGCCACAACTTTCTTTATTTCTGAAAGATTATCCGTATCGAGAAGCACGCCATCGGAACCGTGCTCCAGAGTCTCAAGCGCGAGTTTTGCTTCCTCTGCATTCCGGACACCTGCTATGATCTCAACATCAAGTTTCTGAAGCCCTGCGATAAGGTTCTCAAGCGGGATGACCTTCCAGTCCGTACCTATAACAATAAGGTAATCGCACGATTTTCCCAGTTCAACTGCGAACTGCTCATATTTCTTGTTCTTTATGACAACATACCCTGCAACGGCTTTACCTTCCCGGCTCAGGCGCCTTGCTTGCGCTATATCCTCGGAGTTCGCGAAATCCGAAGGTAACTTCTTTGTCCCGTCACCTTCGCCGTCTTTTCCCACGACCATTATGTCGGCTTCATCTCCTTGTGCTGCGACCTTAATATTCCCCAATTCTCTTACCTTCCCGACATCCTCGGAATTCAACAGTATGGCATCCGCTCCGGACTCAAGGCCTGTGGTAACGCGAGGCTTATTCTCATCCCAGGAACCGCTGTCAGCTTTTATCCAGACGGCCTTTTCTATTTTCACCGGAGAGCCTCCATGGCATCTTCCACGCTTGCGCCTTTATGTGCCACGAGTGTGAGCGCCCGCGTCATCGCCGTGGGATTATCATGCTGGAAAACATTGCGTCCGATGGCGACCCCGCGCCCTCCGGCGTCCAGCGCCGCACGCACCATTGAAAGGAATTCCTCATCTGTATTTGTCTTGGGACCGCCTGCCATTACCACCGGAACAGGACAGCCTTCCACGACCGACCTGAAGGAATCCACATCACCTGTGAAATTGGTCTTTATGATATCTGCGCCCAGTTCTGCACCCACGCGCGCAACATGGGCCACAAGTTCGGGGTCGTTGGAGTTCTTGATATCCTTGCCGCGCGGGTACATCATCGCAATAAGGGGCATTCCCCAGTTGTCGCATTGTTCAGCTACAGACCCGAATTTTTCTAACTGTTTGGCTTCCGTTTCCGAGCCAATATTAATGTGTATGCTCACAGCATCGGCTCCCATTCTAATAGCCTCTTCAACGGTACATACCTGCACTTTATCATTGGGATCAGGTCCGAGCGATGTTGATGCGCTCATGTGTATGATGAGCCCGATATCGCGTCCGTATCCTCGATGACCATGCTTTGCCATGCCTTTTTGGAGGAGAACAGCGTTCGCCCCACCATCTGCCACCCTGTTCACCATGTCCGCAAGATCGACTATGCCCCTAACAGGCCCCATGGATATCCCATGATCCATAGGTATTATCACCATGTTCCTGCTCTCTCTGTCCATTATCCTCTCGAGTCGAATTTTTTTGCCGATTTCTGACAATTCAATCA from Candidatus Methanoperedens sp. encodes:
- a CDS encoding type II toxin-antitoxin system HicB family antitoxin, producing the protein MKKEFTVVIEQDEDGIYIASVPELEGCHTQAKTLDELRERIKEAIQLYLEVESDLIQEVPLNFVGIQKVEVAV
- a CDS encoding type II toxin-antitoxin system HicA family toxin, which gives rise to MDSIKPLPVKKVIKMLEKIGFQQIRQKGSHLFMRHPDGRTTIITVHPGEDIGKGTIRKVINDAKITREEWLDLINSL
- a CDS encoding 3-dehydroquinate synthase II; this encodes MEKAVWIKADSGSWDENKPRVTTGLESGADAILLNSEDVGKVRELGNIKVAAQGDEADIMVVGKDGEGDGTKKLPSDFANSEDIAQARRLSREGKAVAGYVVIKNKKYEQFAVELGKSCDYLIVIGTDWKVIPLENLIAGLQKLDVEIIAGVRNAEEAKLALETLEHGSDGVLLDTDNLSEIKKVVAVRDRSGMEKVPLAKARVTKVKQVGMGDRVCVDTASLMIQGEGMLIGSQSNGLFLVHSESEESPYVAARPFRVNAGAVHAYIRVGEKTRYLSELSSGDDVLIINSEGETRPAVVGRVKIERRPLMLVEAEVEGAKIKTLLQNAETIKLVGIDGKPMPVTSLKEGDEVLVYFEAAARHFGIKIEETIIEK
- a CDS encoding 2-amino-3,7-dideoxy-D-threo-hept-6-ulosonate synthase, which produces MSEIGKKIRLERIMDRESRNMVIIPMDHGISMGPVRGIVDLADMVNRVADGGANAVLLQKGMAKHGHRGYGRDIGLIIHMSASTSLGPDPNDKVQVCTVEEAIRMGADAVSIHINIGSETEAKQLEKFGSVAEQCDNWGMPLIAMMYPRGKDIKNSNDPELVAHVARVGAELGADIIKTNFTGDVDSFRSVVEGCPVPVVMAGGPKTNTDEEFLSMVRAALDAGGRGVAIGRNVFQHDNPTAMTRALTLVAHKGASVEDAMEALR